Proteins encoded by one window of Longimicrobiaceae bacterium:
- a CDS encoding ABC transporter permease, with amino-acid sequence MIGYLLRRLLGAIPLLLGVLTLIFFIIHLAPGDPTARFFNPNVAPEVIEQMRRNLGLDQPLHIQYLKWMKSFLTGDFGYSFGQMRPIRDILPEVLWNTLQLTLISLVVIFVVGMLIGIVQAVRQYSVADNVLTFLALFFYSMPSFWFALMLTLIFALKASEWGWHALPSSGMTSVDYDYLGAGGQIRDRLVHLILPSIALGIGSAAGVARYMRGAMLEVIHQDFIRTARAKGLSERKVIFKHALRNALIPIVTLLGLYLPFLLSGAVLVETIFAWPGMGRAIVDAILSRDYPMVMATSFVIA; translated from the coding sequence GTGATCGGCTACCTTCTGCGCCGCCTGCTGGGCGCCATCCCCCTGCTGCTGGGGGTGCTCACGCTCATCTTCTTCATCATCCACCTGGCCCCGGGCGACCCCACGGCGCGGTTCTTCAACCCCAACGTGGCGCCCGAGGTCATCGAGCAGATGCGGCGCAACCTGGGCCTGGACCAGCCGCTCCACATCCAGTACCTGAAGTGGATGAAGTCCTTCCTCACGGGCGACTTCGGCTACTCGTTCGGGCAGATGCGCCCCATCCGCGACATCCTGCCCGAGGTGCTGTGGAACACGCTCCAGCTCACGCTGATCTCGCTGGTGGTGATCTTCGTGGTGGGCATGCTCATCGGCATCGTGCAGGCGGTGCGGCAGTACTCGGTCGCCGACAACGTGCTGACCTTCCTGGCACTCTTCTTCTATAGCATGCCCAGCTTCTGGTTCGCGCTGATGCTGACCCTGATCTTCGCCCTCAAGGCGAGCGAGTGGGGCTGGCACGCGCTGCCGTCGTCGGGCATGACCAGCGTGGACTACGACTACCTGGGCGCGGGCGGGCAGATCCGCGACCGGCTGGTGCACCTGATCCTGCCGTCCATCGCCCTCGGCATCGGCTCGGCCGCGGGCGTCGCGCGGTACATGCGCGGGGCCATGCTGGAGGTGATCCACCAGGACTTCATCCGCACGGCGCGCGCGAAGGGCCTGTCCGAGCGCAAGGTGATCTTCAAGCACGCGCTACGTAATGCGCTGATCCCCATCGTGACCCTGCTGGGCCTGTACCTGCCCTTCCTGCTCTCGGGCGCGGTGCTGGTGGAGACCATCTTCGCCTGGCCGGGAATGGGACGCGCCATCGTGGACGCCATCCTTTCGCGCGACTACCCCATGGTGATGGCCACCTCGTTCGTCATCGC